The following proteins are co-located in the Microbulbifer sp. VAAF005 genome:
- a CDS encoding TetR/AcrR family transcriptional regulator → MQESDVANRLIDAARECFLNDEYQRVTTRQIAAKAGVAVSMIRYYFGSKDGLYEDMIRQTLLPLIEAVEQLSLDGDWDFGDFFALYYSTMQENPKFPALILKVMALNQGPGKNVIRQLLERGRQRGSRRLAEIKGEEAEPEDPKYDLLRISFVSLAMLPMLAKPVLEEQMGHVMDPDFLKQLAEFNGRLLKSGLQSL, encoded by the coding sequence ATGCAGGAGTCGGATGTTGCCAATCGGCTAATCGATGCGGCGCGAGAGTGCTTTTTGAACGATGAGTACCAACGGGTCACAACTCGCCAGATTGCTGCTAAGGCTGGAGTGGCGGTATCGATGATTCGATATTACTTCGGTAGCAAGGATGGCCTCTATGAAGATATGATCCGCCAAACCCTTCTGCCATTGATCGAGGCCGTAGAGCAACTCAGCCTTGATGGCGATTGGGATTTTGGAGATTTCTTTGCCCTTTACTACTCCACCATGCAAGAGAATCCCAAGTTTCCGGCTCTGATCCTGAAAGTCATGGCCCTTAATCAAGGGCCGGGGAAAAATGTGATCCGTCAGCTCCTGGAGCGGGGGCGTCAAAGGGGGTCTCGGCGGTTAGCTGAAATTAAGGGTGAAGAAGCTGAACCTGAAGACCCCAAGTATGATTTACTCAGGATTTCATTTGTCAGTTTGGCTATGTTGCCGATGTTGGCCAAACCCGTCCTGGAAGAGCAAATGGGGCACGTTATGGACCCCGATTTCTTAAAACAGCTTGCAGAGTTTAATGGCCGACTTCTGAAGTCAGGTTTGCAAAGCTTATAG
- a CDS encoding TetR/AcrR family transcriptional regulator, whose translation MPKSDDTNSSQRKRADGKRNHDALLQAAKEVFATSGVDAPVREIAGKAGVGVGTLYRHYPKRADLIAAVFHREIDSCSEEVEEQAKHLPPFEALASCMQTFAAFFATKRGLSEVLHSGDPAFETLPSYFDQHLRPTLSVVLGAAIESGDVRSDITADELLGGIARLGMSSSEDSSGQVQRMVSLLADGLRFKE comes from the coding sequence ATGCCAAAATCTGATGACACTAATTCGAGCCAACGTAAGCGAGCAGACGGCAAGCGCAACCATGACGCCCTGCTCCAGGCAGCCAAGGAAGTATTCGCCACCTCAGGCGTAGATGCCCCAGTGCGGGAGATTGCGGGTAAGGCCGGTGTCGGTGTCGGCACCCTTTATCGGCACTACCCAAAGCGGGCAGACCTGATCGCGGCAGTTTTCCACAGGGAGATCGATAGCTGCTCTGAAGAAGTGGAAGAACAAGCAAAACACCTACCTCCCTTTGAAGCCTTGGCCAGCTGTATGCAAACATTTGCGGCCTTTTTTGCCACTAAGCGAGGGCTATCCGAAGTATTGCACTCAGGTGATCCAGCCTTTGAAACCCTTCCAAGCTATTTTGACCAGCACTTAAGGCCTACCCTGTCTGTGGTGTTAGGTGCAGCAATAGAATCGGGAGATGTTCGTTCAGATATAACTGCAGATGAACTACTTGGAGGAATTGCGAGATTGGGGATGTCCTCATCTGAAGACTCATCTGGGCAAGTTCAACGTATGGTCTCACTATTAGCTGATGGGCTAAGATTTAAAGAGTGA
- a CDS encoding TonB-dependent receptor yields the protein MFRKTLLATALAAAVPASLANETPSDQPTVMEETVVVGVRQRLYERGALLDAIQKTEVVDESLIKSLQAVNLTDAIEKSPGVRVSNECSMCGVKRIMLNGMRGEHSTILTDGVPLHTMMAGYYAVDALATTGVSRIEVARGAGASLLAPEAIGGTINVISKEVEETGLNINASMEDNDSYFLGMMGGYVSDDERTRTSLVIQDDKHHQMDNDDNGVSEAPLQENASYVVRLSHDLGERDNVVLRTAYTDSSIFGGPQGYSIGSVLQGYDGVESDHLFVNDDVRQQYIGKPWETTEWISTTRSEISSSWLHEFNESYNTLFTVAWSEHKQDSFYEGFDYTATDTLNYFDLRNNLILNDQHMLTFGVDLRDESMRSDSVAGEESDNYIEDSFDYQTTGLYIQDTWTVSPDLEVALAIRVDNAKADFVAEQKPGTEIDETVVAPRIDLRYLHDDQWTSRVALGRGYRAPILFRNRSRHS from the coding sequence ATGTTTCGCAAAACCCTGCTAGCTACCGCACTCGCAGCCGCAGTACCCGCCTCCCTCGCCAATGAAACTCCTTCAGATCAGCCCACGGTAATGGAGGAAACCGTAGTAGTCGGTGTGCGCCAGCGCCTCTATGAGCGCGGAGCCTTGCTGGATGCAATCCAGAAAACTGAGGTTGTTGATGAAAGTCTGATCAAATCCCTGCAGGCAGTTAACCTCACTGACGCTATTGAAAAGTCCCCCGGTGTTCGGGTTTCCAATGAGTGCTCCATGTGCGGGGTCAAACGAATAATGTTGAACGGTATGCGCGGTGAGCACTCCACCATCCTCACCGACGGCGTTCCCCTTCACACCATGATGGCGGGCTATTACGCAGTGGATGCACTGGCCACAACGGGTGTCTCTCGTATCGAAGTGGCCCGAGGTGCGGGAGCATCGCTGCTCGCACCCGAAGCGATCGGCGGAACCATCAATGTCATCTCCAAGGAAGTCGAGGAAACCGGCCTCAACATCAATGCCTCCATGGAGGACAACGACAGCTATTTTCTAGGCATGATGGGCGGCTATGTAAGCGATGATGAACGCACCCGTACATCACTGGTCATTCAGGACGATAAACACCACCAGATGGACAATGATGACAACGGAGTTAGCGAAGCACCGCTGCAAGAGAACGCCAGTTATGTAGTTCGCCTCTCCCATGACCTGGGTGAGCGGGACAACGTGGTACTGCGCACAGCCTATACCGACTCCAGTATTTTTGGCGGCCCCCAGGGATACAGCATTGGTTCCGTCCTACAAGGCTACGATGGTGTGGAATCTGACCACTTGTTTGTCAACGACGATGTGCGGCAGCAATACATTGGCAAACCCTGGGAAACCACTGAATGGATCTCCACCACTCGCAGTGAAATTTCCTCGAGTTGGCTCCACGAATTCAACGAATCCTATAACACGCTGTTTACTGTCGCCTGGTCTGAGCACAAGCAGGACTCCTTCTACGAAGGGTTCGATTACACCGCTACAGACACACTCAACTACTTCGACCTGCGCAACAATTTAATCCTTAACGATCAGCACATGCTCACCTTTGGTGTCGATCTTCGCGATGAATCCATGCGCTCCGACTCTGTCGCAGGGGAGGAAAGTGATAATTACATCGAAGACAGTTTCGACTACCAGACCACCGGCCTCTACATACAGGACACCTGGACCGTTTCACCGGATCTTGAAGTGGCACTGGCCATACGCGTAGACAATGCCAAAGCCGACTTTGTCGCCGAGCAAAAACCCGGCACAGAGATCGATGAAACGGTGGTCGCCCCGCGTATAGACCTCCGCTATCTGCACGACGACCAGTGGACCTCCCGGGTAGCGCTGGGACGAGGATACCGAGCCCCTATCCTTTTTCGAAACAGATCACGGCATTCTTGA
- a CDS encoding DUF4291 domain-containing protein: MTIPTRQIRASFNNHTIRVYQAYNTAIANSALQNGTFVSPPFKMERMTWIKPSFLWMMYRSGWGEKDNGQNRILAIDITREGFEWALQNSLLSHQTNQYPTKEAWLEAKRTTPVRIQWDPERNLDLEPLPHRAIQIGLSNKAVMLYVNEWIQKITDVTESAHRIHQLVKAGEFEQAENLLPSEVEYPLSVSLKERLEM; this comes from the coding sequence ATGACTATTCCAACGCGCCAGATCCGCGCTAGCTTTAACAATCACACCATTCGCGTCTACCAAGCATACAATACAGCCATTGCAAATTCCGCCCTACAAAACGGAACCTTTGTATCCCCACCATTCAAAATGGAACGTATGACTTGGATTAAACCCTCTTTCCTATGGATGATGTACCGTTCGGGTTGGGGAGAAAAAGACAACGGACAAAACCGCATTCTGGCGATAGATATCACTAGAGAAGGATTTGAATGGGCCTTACAGAATAGCCTGCTTAGCCACCAAACCAATCAATACCCTACGAAAGAAGCATGGTTGGAGGCTAAGAGAACTACACCTGTCCGTATTCAATGGGACCCTGAACGGAATTTAGATCTGGAACCCCTTCCTCACAGAGCTATTCAGATTGGGCTGTCGAATAAAGCTGTAATGCTTTACGTTAACGAATGGATTCAGAAAATTACTGATGTAACTGAAAGCGCCCACAGAATTCACCAACTAGTCAAAGCGGGAGAATTTGAGCAAGCGGAGAATCTTCTTCCCTCAGAGGTTGAGTACCCCTTAAGTGTTTCATTAAAAGAAAGATTGGAAATGTAA
- a CDS encoding pre-peptidase C-terminal domain-containing protein encodes MKLFTSTALGISATLTLTLQSAVAYSQAVDITIPSYTGNEFAQLEEQPKSSQVIIDGKLYQLTGDMLEPVQEDSGQVSIMSAVEISANKWPDGIIYYDFYDSVTEENQQRFIDATKVWEEIADLQFLRRTDQSDYVHVRNGTENRSMVGKTGGGQFFSMNNWDTKYIIVHELGHVIGMRHEHQRSDRDEYVEIIEDNIKPEYVHNFDIRQTHNYSNYDFLSVMHYPSRAFSVNGQETIIPKTGYEHFSRIMAQRIDLGGGDQVAAASHYGAVNINIPDPAFKSYLTSYFDTNNDGEIDSLEAANIEEIRTPGNGEIQSLQGIHVFRYLKHLTAVNENLTELPELPKRLETLNIAGNYLDTAQFVWVMDRHFLTDIDVTDNLLDVYSCEALELIDSYLNEGSISFSPAKGGNSIVCDEEAELTLIPSKTRENLSSKGEKVFHIDVPENAQTLTVITDNSGDELGGEMNMYVAYNRQPTTADFDFSSKNSGNIEDIEITSPETGRWYILLSPIERSFEGVDLTATVTLADQSDNILINQKPVSGLNASAGESLFYTMTVPENASDLSFEISGGSGDADLYIRFASRPTESVYDYRPYLGGNEESVAIANPTPGIWHVMLHGYSDFDQVSLTGSFTESSTDEFLIPGEVISDLNGHAGDQLEFKIEVPEGATQLSVATGAALFNSVGDADLYIKHGEPATESNADYASENWGNYESIDLNAPQSGTWYITIYGYTDFENVWISADY; translated from the coding sequence ATGAAACTATTTACCAGTACAGCACTGGGAATTTCAGCGACCTTGACTCTAACCTTGCAGTCGGCAGTGGCATACAGTCAGGCTGTAGATATAACGATACCAAGTTACACCGGCAATGAGTTTGCTCAATTGGAAGAGCAACCCAAATCGAGCCAAGTCATTATTGATGGCAAACTATACCAGCTGACCGGAGATATGCTGGAGCCAGTTCAAGAGGATTCCGGTCAAGTTAGCATTATGTCCGCTGTTGAAATATCAGCGAATAAGTGGCCTGATGGAATCATATATTACGACTTTTACGATAGTGTCACTGAAGAAAATCAACAGCGTTTTATCGACGCCACCAAAGTCTGGGAAGAAATTGCAGACTTACAATTTTTAAGGCGCACCGATCAATCAGACTACGTTCACGTAAGAAACGGAACTGAAAACCGCTCCATGGTTGGAAAAACTGGCGGCGGGCAATTCTTCAGCATGAACAACTGGGATACCAAGTACATTATTGTCCATGAATTGGGCCATGTTATTGGTATGAGGCATGAACATCAGCGATCTGATCGTGATGAATATGTCGAAATCATTGAGGATAATATTAAACCCGAGTATGTCCACAATTTTGATATACGGCAAACCCACAACTACAGTAACTATGACTTCCTGTCTGTCATGCACTATCCATCACGTGCATTTTCGGTTAATGGCCAAGAGACTATTATCCCTAAAACGGGTTATGAGCACTTCAGCCGTATAATGGCCCAGCGTATCGACTTGGGCGGCGGTGATCAGGTTGCGGCAGCATCCCACTATGGTGCGGTCAATATTAATATTCCTGACCCTGCATTCAAGTCATATTTGACGTCCTATTTCGACACAAACAACGATGGTGAGATCGACAGCCTGGAGGCAGCAAACATTGAAGAAATTCGCACTCCTGGCAACGGGGAAATCCAGTCACTGCAAGGTATTCACGTATTCCGATACTTAAAGCACTTAACCGCTGTTAATGAAAACCTCACCGAGTTACCCGAATTACCTAAACGTCTAGAAACGTTAAATATTGCCGGCAACTACTTGGACACTGCACAATTCGTGTGGGTAATGGACCGACATTTCTTAACCGATATTGATGTTACGGACAACCTCCTCGATGTCTACTCCTGCGAGGCACTTGAGTTAATTGATTCTTATCTTAATGAAGGGAGCATTAGCTTCAGCCCCGCTAAAGGCGGTAACTCAATAGTTTGTGATGAGGAGGCAGAGCTAACTCTTATTCCATCAAAAACGCGAGAGAACTTAAGTAGCAAAGGCGAAAAAGTATTCCATATCGACGTGCCCGAAAATGCTCAAACCTTGACAGTTATTACTGACAATTCAGGCGATGAACTGGGCGGTGAAATGAATATGTATGTGGCCTATAATCGCCAACCTACCACAGCCGATTTTGACTTCAGTTCTAAAAATAGCGGTAATATTGAAGATATTGAGATCACTTCGCCAGAAACCGGCCGCTGGTACATATTACTGTCTCCTATCGAACGCTCCTTCGAGGGGGTAGATTTGACGGCAACGGTAACCCTGGCTGATCAGTCCGACAATATTCTGATTAATCAGAAACCTGTCAGCGGTCTTAATGCCAGTGCAGGAGAGTCGTTGTTCTACACCATGACAGTACCGGAAAATGCCAGCGACCTTTCATTTGAGATATCCGGTGGTAGTGGCGATGCGGATCTCTATATTCGTTTTGCTAGCAGACCTACTGAATCAGTCTATGATTATCGGCCCTATTTAGGTGGCAATGAGGAGTCCGTTGCTATAGCAAACCCAACTCCCGGGATCTGGCATGTCATGCTCCACGGCTACTCAGACTTCGATCAAGTATCCCTGACCGGCTCTTTTACTGAATCATCTACTGATGAATTTTTAATCCCCGGCGAGGTTATCTCTGACCTGAATGGCCATGCAGGAGATCAATTAGAGTTTAAGATTGAAGTTCCTGAAGGAGCGACCCAGCTTTCTGTAGCTACGGGGGCTGCTCTGTTCAACTCCGTTGGTGATGCAGATCTCTACATCAAGCACGGTGAACCCGCCACTGAGTCAAATGCCGACTACGCTTCTGAAAACTGGGGCAACTATGAATCCATAGATTTGAACGCTCCTCAATCGGGCACTTGGTATATTACCATCTATGGTTATACCGACTTTGAAAATGTTTGGATTAGTGCTGATTATTGA
- a CDS encoding TonB-dependent receptor, whose product MSFEGERLNSTLSLAFTEVDNLAALSETEDGVPLLTQMQESASVGAADITLGYALTENLTIGGTLETYDYDDVFRESFAIAPVEQRALFNLDYKADYWMLYASATWVGSRDLDEFGYEGFNQLGDSTLKSTSADAYWTVDLKLTFDVTENLSLYLGGNNLTDYTQVEEGESPLFWDASGAYDVAYIYGPLRGREYYLGFDWNL is encoded by the coding sequence TTGAGCTTCGAGGGAGAACGCCTCAACAGCACCCTGTCACTGGCATTTACCGAAGTAGATAACCTCGCAGCACTGAGCGAAACCGAGGATGGAGTACCACTGCTTACCCAGATGCAGGAAAGCGCTTCCGTAGGTGCTGCCGATATCACTCTCGGCTACGCACTGACCGAAAATTTGACTATCGGTGGCACACTGGAGACCTATGATTACGACGATGTTTTCCGGGAATCTTTTGCCATTGCTCCAGTGGAACAACGTGCACTATTCAATCTGGATTACAAAGCCGATTACTGGATGCTATATGCCAGCGCTACCTGGGTGGGCTCCCGCGACTTGGATGAATTTGGTTACGAAGGTTTCAACCAGTTGGGCGACTCCACGTTAAAAAGCACAAGCGCAGACGCCTATTGGACAGTAGATCTTAAATTAACCTTTGACGTCACTGAAAACCTGAGCCTGTATCTGGGTGGAAACAACCTGACAGATTACACCCAAGTCGAGGAAGGTGAGAGCCCTCTATTCTGGGATGCCAGTGGTGCCTACGACGTAGCCTATATCTACGGCCCCCTCCGAGGGCGTGAATATTACCTGGGCTTCGACTGGAACCTGTAA
- a CDS encoding methyltransferase, with amino-acid sequence MPQSMQRNRAVNWVFQRASNMINSICNIPNALMPPPFRVMQIGSLFWQSRCLYTAVRLNIADHINGEVVPVEKLANDCNADKEHLYRLMRMLCAMGIFKEVKARHFSHNRNSEVLRSDASNSVRSMVLMHNSPEFSKPWFNGFEDHIKDGSVPFEGVYDQEMFDYMNDHQSVSTLFSDAMDTVDNLTGLQYLQDFDWSRFDRIIDLGGAKGSKSASVLSSYKHMMAMVVDRNNVEGTAREYWKNSLSDSVEERLDFFPADIINDRLPVANSDKDIYLCTAVFHLLNDSKAKRLLNNIYSAMQGQNATLTIVDAVLPEKGADLNLAAMDMQMLMGTRGRERTLSEWNQLFSDSPFYLVETVSVRTFAKLMVLKKRKG; translated from the coding sequence ATGCCCCAGTCAATGCAAAGAAATAGGGCCGTAAATTGGGTCTTTCAACGCGCTTCTAATATGATTAATAGTATTTGTAATATTCCTAATGCTCTGATGCCGCCGCCATTTCGAGTAATGCAAATTGGATCGCTATTTTGGCAGTCTAGATGTCTGTATACGGCTGTCCGACTCAATATAGCTGATCATATTAACGGTGAAGTTGTTCCAGTAGAAAAACTGGCAAATGATTGTAATGCAGATAAAGAGCATCTATATCGATTGATGAGGATGTTGTGTGCAATGGGGATTTTTAAGGAGGTAAAAGCAAGGCACTTTTCACACAATCGAAACTCTGAAGTGTTGCGCAGTGATGCCAGTAACAGCGTAAGAAGCATGGTGCTTATGCATAACTCCCCTGAGTTCAGCAAGCCTTGGTTTAATGGGTTTGAAGACCATATTAAAGATGGGAGTGTGCCTTTTGAAGGTGTTTATGATCAGGAAATGTTTGATTATATGAATGATCATCAATCTGTGAGCACGCTGTTTTCGGACGCTATGGATACCGTTGATAATCTTACCGGGCTACAGTATTTACAAGATTTTGATTGGAGCAGGTTTGATAGGATTATTGACTTGGGCGGGGCAAAAGGCAGCAAAAGTGCGAGTGTCCTCTCTTCATATAAACACATGATGGCGATGGTGGTCGACAGGAATAATGTTGAGGGGACGGCAAGAGAGTACTGGAAAAACTCATTGAGTGATTCAGTTGAAGAGCGATTGGACTTCTTCCCAGCAGATATTATTAACGATAGGCTGCCGGTAGCTAATAGTGATAAGGATATCTACTTGTGTACGGCCGTTTTTCACTTGCTGAATGACAGTAAGGCAAAGCGACTCCTTAATAATATTTACTCTGCCATGCAAGGGCAAAATGCTACGCTCACCATTGTTGACGCAGTATTACCTGAGAAGGGCGCAGACCTTAATTTGGCTGCCATGGACATGCAGATGTTGATGGGAACTCGTGGGCGGGAGCGAACGTTGAGTGAATGGAACCAACTCTTTAGTGATAGTCCTTTCTACTTGGTGGAGACAGTCTCCGTGCGTACCTTTGCAAAACTGATGGTGTTGAAAAAGAGAAAGGGTTAG
- the csrA gene encoding carbon storage regulator CsrA has product MLILKRRTGENLRIGTDISLKVLEVKGNQVKIGIHAPKSLAVHREEIYIRIQREQKLSNRKR; this is encoded by the coding sequence ATGTTGATCTTGAAGCGTCGGACTGGTGAAAACCTAAGAATTGGAACAGATATCTCACTCAAAGTACTGGAGGTTAAGGGCAACCAAGTAAAGATCGGAATACATGCCCCCAAATCCCTAGCAGTTCACCGCGAAGAAATTTATATACGTATTCAAAGGGAGCAGAAACTCAGTAACAGAAAACGCTGA
- a CDS encoding SDR family NAD(P)-dependent oxidoreductase, with product MHGRPIALITGANRGIGLQVARDLSARGVSVLVGARDLKLGQKAADSIGESVWPIQLDVTDESSIRAAANTIRKDFGRLDILVNNAAISHAGEAGVTLAEIGKKTQVSAVTLAELREIFETNVFGVVAVTQAMLPLLKLSPSAKVVNVSSGAGSLMSHSNPKNPARKMFGAYSMSKTALNAVTMAFSIDLEKSNIKVNAVCPGFTCTGLNNYEGEQTVAEGAREIVRVALLGREGDSGTFTSFNGSMPW from the coding sequence ATGCACGGTAGACCAATTGCATTGATAACTGGTGCCAATAGGGGAATAGGATTACAAGTTGCGAGGGACCTGAGTGCTAGAGGCGTTTCTGTCTTAGTTGGGGCTCGTGATTTGAAGCTGGGGCAAAAAGCCGCTGATTCCATAGGCGAAAGCGTTTGGCCTATTCAGCTAGATGTTACTGATGAGAGCAGTATCCGAGCTGCAGCCAACACTATTAGAAAAGACTTTGGCCGTCTCGATATATTGGTTAATAACGCGGCGATTAGCCATGCAGGGGAGGCTGGAGTAACTCTGGCGGAAATCGGCAAAAAGACTCAGGTTAGCGCTGTAACTTTGGCTGAATTACGTGAGATATTTGAAACTAATGTTTTCGGGGTTGTAGCGGTTACTCAGGCAATGCTACCTCTTCTAAAACTCTCTCCTTCTGCCAAAGTGGTTAATGTTTCTAGCGGTGCTGGCTCGTTGATGAGCCATTCAAATCCTAAGAATCCGGCACGAAAAATGTTTGGTGCCTACTCCATGTCAAAAACTGCGCTAAATGCTGTGACTATGGCTTTCTCAATTGATCTTGAAAAATCAAACATAAAGGTAAATGCCGTATGCCCTGGGTTTACTTGCACTGGCTTAAATAATTACGAGGGTGAGCAAACTGTAGCAGAGGGTGCGAGGGAAATTGTGCGTGTCGCCCTTCTGGGCCGAGAAGGGGATTCTGGTACTTTTACTAGCTTCAATGGTTCGATGCCATGGTAA
- the ltrA gene encoding group II intron reverse transcriptase/maturase has product MSYSATNRVINPDGEELTISAKPFNIPKRAVWEAWKQIKANGGGAGIDEITIEQYESNLAKNLYKLWNRMSSGSYFPSAVKRVDIPKLDGSLRPLGIPTIEDRIAQMVAKQLLEPELEKVFHPDSYGYRPGKSAIDAVRRARQRCWDRIWVVDLDIKGFFDNINHELLLKALDKHNNHQWVRLYVQRWLTAPVQHRDGQLEERTQGTPQGGVISPLLANLFLHYALDAWMVRTHRDIPFERYADDAVYHCRNPREADRLLAALKARLTTCGLEAHPEKTRKVYCKNSNRKDSHPVIHFDFLGFRFGPRKARNRQGQIFTAFSPSMSPKAFKRIKDKVRQWRVINWVDRSLSEMAKVLNPAIQGWLNYYGHFGRRYGVYRLQKYLDQTLMRWARKKFKHLKRSCFKSWAFIGKVRQQMRGLFAHWRMGRLKMC; this is encoded by the coding sequence TTGTCGTATTCGGCGACTAACCGTGTAATCAACCCAGATGGGGAGGAATTAACGATTAGCGCAAAGCCATTCAATATTCCCAAGCGAGCGGTTTGGGAAGCGTGGAAGCAGATCAAGGCCAATGGCGGCGGAGCGGGGATTGATGAGATAACGATAGAGCAATATGAATCGAATCTCGCCAAAAACCTGTACAAGCTATGGAATCGGATGTCATCTGGCAGCTATTTTCCATCAGCCGTCAAACGAGTGGATATTCCGAAACTCGATGGCAGCCTGCGACCACTGGGTATCCCCACAATCGAAGATCGCATTGCGCAAATGGTGGCTAAGCAACTGCTGGAGCCAGAATTGGAGAAGGTATTTCACCCTGACTCCTACGGCTATCGGCCAGGCAAATCTGCTATAGACGCAGTGCGCCGAGCTCGACAACGATGCTGGGATAGAATCTGGGTAGTTGATTTAGATATCAAGGGTTTCTTTGACAATATTAATCACGAACTCCTGCTGAAGGCATTAGATAAACATAATAATCATCAGTGGGTCAGGCTCTATGTACAGCGCTGGTTAACGGCTCCAGTACAACATCGGGACGGACAGCTTGAAGAGCGAACACAAGGTACTCCACAAGGGGGTGTAATCAGCCCTCTACTGGCAAACTTGTTTTTGCACTACGCGCTGGACGCCTGGATGGTGAGAACGCACAGAGATATTCCTTTTGAGCGTTACGCGGATGATGCTGTTTACCATTGTCGTAATCCTCGAGAGGCGGATCGCTTACTGGCGGCTCTAAAAGCACGCTTGACTACCTGCGGGCTTGAGGCTCATCCAGAGAAAACGCGCAAGGTCTATTGCAAGAACAGTAATCGTAAAGACTCCCACCCAGTGATCCACTTTGACTTTCTGGGCTTTCGATTTGGTCCCAGAAAAGCAAGGAATCGCCAAGGACAGATCTTCACCGCATTTAGTCCTTCAATGAGCCCTAAGGCCTTCAAGAGGATTAAGGATAAGGTCAGGCAATGGCGAGTAATAAACTGGGTGGATCGATCACTATCTGAAATGGCAAAAGTACTTAATCCCGCAATACAGGGTTGGCTGAACTACTATGGTCACTTTGGGCGGAGATATGGTGTTTATCGACTTCAGAAGTATCTTGACCAAACGCTGATGCGTTGGGCCAGGAAGAAGTTTAAGCATCTGAAGCGAAGCTGTTTCAAAAGTTGGGCCTTTATTGGAAAAGTTCGTCAACAAATGCGCGGCTTGTTTGCACACTGGAGAATGGGAAGATTGAAAATGTGCTGA
- a CDS encoding alpha/beta fold hydrolase: MTTSDHTSVKKHGPFVIHHAVLLPDSVRGQELKVRVIAPVNGENLPIVIFAHGYRSPPYGYAPITEFLASLGFVVLQPVFLDSEAPDDDPRVPEIWQYRVSDMKRILDELDSIEKAVSMLRGRLDKEKVVAIGHSYGAQTVGMLLGARVLNEDNIPGPDLSDKRVRAGVLLCATGTGGENLSPFAAKFFPFMNPSFTEMTAPCLVVAADQDDSPLSTRGPDWFTDAFTLGTGAEYLLTLVGAKHLLGGINGYGVISEEENNPAHVSIVQAAISAYLSKQFYEKNSDWEALLSTLKSQDPTIGFVEEKSANTFMGL; the protein is encoded by the coding sequence ATGACAACATCAGATCATACATCAGTAAAAAAGCACGGCCCTTTTGTTATACATCATGCTGTATTGCTGCCTGACTCGGTCAGGGGGCAAGAGCTAAAGGTTCGTGTAATCGCACCGGTGAACGGTGAAAACTTACCAATCGTTATCTTCGCCCATGGATACAGATCACCACCTTATGGATACGCTCCAATAACTGAATTTCTCGCCTCTTTGGGTTTTGTAGTTCTGCAACCAGTTTTCCTGGATTCTGAGGCGCCAGATGATGACCCTAGAGTGCCTGAAATCTGGCAGTATCGAGTATCTGATATGAAGAGAATTCTGGATGAGCTGGACAGCATCGAGAAAGCTGTTTCCATGTTGCGGGGCCGTCTAGATAAAGAAAAGGTAGTTGCTATTGGGCATTCCTATGGAGCACAAACTGTAGGTATGTTACTGGGGGCTCGGGTACTAAATGAAGACAATATTCCTGGTCCTGATTTATCAGATAAGCGGGTGAGAGCGGGTGTTTTACTTTGTGCAACTGGAACGGGCGGAGAGAACCTATCCCCTTTTGCGGCCAAGTTCTTCCCATTTATGAATCCAAGTTTTACGGAAATGACTGCTCCATGCTTAGTTGTTGCAGCGGATCAGGATGATTCTCCATTAAGTACCCGTGGACCAGATTGGTTTACAGATGCTTTTACTTTGGGAACTGGTGCAGAGTACTTGCTGACCCTTGTAGGGGCAAAGCATTTACTGGGTGGAATTAATGGGTATGGCGTTATAAGTGAAGAAGAAAATAATCCTGCCCATGTATCAATTGTACAGGCCGCAATTTCCGCGTACTTAAGTAAGCAGTTCTATGAGAAAAACTCCGATTGGGAGGCGTTACTAAGCACGCTAAAAAGCCAAGATCCAACTATTGGTTTTGTAGAAGAAAAGTCAGCTAACACTTTTATGGGTTTATAG